A region from the Oceaniferula marina genome encodes:
- a CDS encoding MOSC domain-containing protein — protein MSKLPLFLFFCQGIIQGMQVQIKHLFISTGHNYYGRHGKGAMDYAIEEAESIECVAGSGIVGDRFFDYKPDYKGQITLFDWAVYERVRDEIVKGDLHPRAFRRNVVVEGVDLNTLIDKRFSLGDLELTGSCECAPCYWMDQACAPGTHEFLKGQGGLRARIVQGGELASGVYDLDVLGGV, from the coding sequence ATGTCGAAATTGCCTCTTTTTTTATTTTTTTGCCAAGGCATCATTCAGGGCATGCAGGTGCAGATCAAACATCTCTTTATTTCGACGGGCCATAATTACTATGGACGACACGGCAAGGGCGCCATGGACTACGCAATCGAGGAAGCCGAATCCATCGAATGTGTCGCCGGCAGTGGCATCGTGGGAGATCGGTTTTTTGATTATAAGCCGGATTACAAAGGGCAAATCACATTGTTCGATTGGGCAGTGTATGAGCGGGTCCGCGATGAAATTGTCAAAGGTGATCTTCACCCCAGAGCCTTCCGGAGAAACGTGGTGGTCGAGGGGGTGGATTTGAATACCCTGATCGATAAACGATTTTCGTTAGGTGATCTGGAGCTGACCGGTTCGTGCGAGTGCGCTCCTTGTTATTGGATGGATCAGGCCTGTGCCCCTGGGACGCATGAATTTCTGAAAGGGCAGGGTGGTTTACGTGCGCGAATTGTGCAGGGAGGCGAGCTGGCAAGTGGAGTGTATGATCTTGATGTGTTAGGTGGTGTCTAG